One part of the Panthera leo isolate Ple1 chromosome D4, P.leo_Ple1_pat1.1, whole genome shotgun sequence genome encodes these proteins:
- the ZDHHC12 gene encoding palmitoyltransferase ZDHHC12 isoform X2, whose amino-acid sequence MAPWALLSPGVLVRSGHTVLTWGITLVLFLHDTALRQWEEQGELLLPLTFLLLVLGSLLLYLAVSLMDPGYVNVQPQPQEEVKEEQTAMVPQAVPLRRCRYCLVLQPLRARHCRECRRCVRRYDHHCPWMENCVGERNHPLFVAYLALQLVVLLWGLYLAWGSPGHPRPPPALVSISVPALQVWPPFLPALGALAAVQRAAVGHLPAALSLLFGGGPAPRLAPLPGGQQHHHLGVHLLAPHRLPPPAPRQPLRPRPDPQPGPLLLRMALRVLGDPVGRGGGGGGGGQQPGGVGLLEARPPSCA is encoded by the exons ATGGCTCCCTGGGCGCTCCTCAGCCCTGGGGTCCTGGTGCGGAGCGGGCATACTGTGCTGACCTGGGGGATCACGCTGGTGCTCTTCCTGCACGATACCG CACTGCGGCAGTGGGAAGAGCAGGGGGAGCTTCTCCTGCCCCTTACCTTCCTGCTCCTCGTGCTGGGTTCCCTGCTGCTCTACCTGGCCGTGTCGCTCATGGACCCGGGCTATGTGAATGTCCAGCCCCAGCCGCAG GAGGAGGTCAAGGAGGAGCAGACAGCCATGGTTCCTCAAGCCGTCCCCCTTCGGCGCTGCAGATACTGCCTGGTGCTG CAGCCCCTGCGGGCCCGGCACTGCCGTGAGTGCCGTCGCTGCGTCCGCCGCTACGACCACCACTGCCCCTGGATGGAGAACTGCGTGGGGGAGCGCAACCACCCGCTCTTCGTGGCCTACCTGGCGCTGCAGCTGGTGGTGCTTCTGTGGGGCCTGTACCTGGCATG GGGCTCCCCGGGgcacccccgccctcccccggCCTTGGTCTCCATCTCTGTTCCTGCCCTGCAGGTCTGGCCTCCATTTCTTCCAGCCCTGGGGGCTCTGGCTGCGGTCCAGCGGGCTGCTGTTGGCCACCttcctgctgctctctctcttctctttggtgGCGGGCCTGCTCCTCGCCTCGCACCTCTACCTGGTGGCCAGCAACACCACCACCTGGGAGTTCATCTCCTCGCACCGCATCGCCTACCTCCGCCAGCGCCCCGGCAACCCCTTCGACCGCGGCCTGACCCGCAACCTGGCCCACTTCTTCTGCGGATGGCCCTCAGGGTCCTGGGAGACCCTGTGGGccgagggggaggaggagggggaggagggcagcagcCAGGCGGTGTAGGGTTGCTGGAGGCAAGGCCACCATCTTGTGcctga
- the ZDHHC12 gene encoding palmitoyltransferase ZDHHC12 isoform X1 yields MAPWALLSPGVLVRSGHTVLTWGITLVLFLHDTALRQWEEQGELLLPLTFLLLVLGSLLLYLAVSLMDPGYVNVQPQPQEEVKEEQTAMVPQAVPLRRCRYCLVLQPLRARHCRECRRCVRRYDHHCPWMENCVGERNHPLFVAYLALQLVVLLWGLYLAWSGLHFFQPWGLWLRSSGLLLATFLLLSLFSLVAGLLLASHLYLVASNTTTWEFISSHRIAYLRQRPGNPFDRGLTRNLAHFFCGWPSGSWETLWAEGEEEGEEGSSQAV; encoded by the exons ATGGCTCCCTGGGCGCTCCTCAGCCCTGGGGTCCTGGTGCGGAGCGGGCATACTGTGCTGACCTGGGGGATCACGCTGGTGCTCTTCCTGCACGATACCG CACTGCGGCAGTGGGAAGAGCAGGGGGAGCTTCTCCTGCCCCTTACCTTCCTGCTCCTCGTGCTGGGTTCCCTGCTGCTCTACCTGGCCGTGTCGCTCATGGACCCGGGCTATGTGAATGTCCAGCCCCAGCCGCAG GAGGAGGTCAAGGAGGAGCAGACAGCCATGGTTCCTCAAGCCGTCCCCCTTCGGCGCTGCAGATACTGCCTGGTGCTG CAGCCCCTGCGGGCCCGGCACTGCCGTGAGTGCCGTCGCTGCGTCCGCCGCTACGACCACCACTGCCCCTGGATGGAGAACTGCGTGGGGGAGCGCAACCACCCGCTCTTCGTGGCCTACCTGGCGCTGCAGCTGGTGGTGCTTCTGTGGGGCCTGTACCTGGCATG GTCTGGCCTCCATTTCTTCCAGCCCTGGGGGCTCTGGCTGCGGTCCAGCGGGCTGCTGTTGGCCACCttcctgctgctctctctcttctctttggtgGCGGGCCTGCTCCTCGCCTCGCACCTCTACCTGGTGGCCAGCAACACCACCACCTGGGAGTTCATCTCCTCGCACCGCATCGCCTACCTCCGCCAGCGCCCCGGCAACCCCTTCGACCGCGGCCTGACCCGCAACCTGGCCCACTTCTTCTGCGGATGGCCCTCAGGGTCCTGGGAGACCCTGTGGGccgagggggaggaggagggggaggagggcagcagcCAGGCGGTGTAG
- the ZDHHC12 gene encoding palmitoyltransferase ZDHHC12 isoform X3, whose translation MAPWALLSPGVLVRSGHTVLTWGITLVLFLHDTALRQWEEQGELLLPLTFLLLVLGSLLLYLAVSLMDPGYVNVQPQPQEEVKEEQTAMVPQAVPLRRCRYCLVLQPLRARHCRECRRCVRRYDHHCPWMENCVGERNHPLFVAYLALQLVVLLWGLYLACPGGSGCGPAGCCWPPSCCSLSSLWWRACSSPRTSTWWPATPPPGSSSPRTASPTSASAPATPSTAA comes from the exons ATGGCTCCCTGGGCGCTCCTCAGCCCTGGGGTCCTGGTGCGGAGCGGGCATACTGTGCTGACCTGGGGGATCACGCTGGTGCTCTTCCTGCACGATACCG CACTGCGGCAGTGGGAAGAGCAGGGGGAGCTTCTCCTGCCCCTTACCTTCCTGCTCCTCGTGCTGGGTTCCCTGCTGCTCTACCTGGCCGTGTCGCTCATGGACCCGGGCTATGTGAATGTCCAGCCCCAGCCGCAG GAGGAGGTCAAGGAGGAGCAGACAGCCATGGTTCCTCAAGCCGTCCCCCTTCGGCGCTGCAGATACTGCCTGGTGCTG CAGCCCCTGCGGGCCCGGCACTGCCGTGAGTGCCGTCGCTGCGTCCGCCGCTACGACCACCACTGCCCCTGGATGGAGAACTGCGTGGGGGAGCGCAACCACCCGCTCTTCGTGGCCTACCTGGCGCTGCAGCTGGTGGTGCTTCTGTGGGGCCTGTACCTGGCATG CCCTGGGGGCTCTGGCTGCGGTCCAGCGGGCTGCTGTTGGCCACCttcctgctgctctctctcttctctttggtgGCGGGCCTGCTCCTCGCCTCGCACCTCTACCTGGTGGCCAGCAACACCACCACCTGGGAGTTCATCTCCTCGCACCGCATCGCCTACCTCCGCCAGCGCCCCGGCAACCCCTTCGACCGCGGCCTGA